The Synchiropus splendidus isolate RoL2022-P1 chromosome 1, RoL_Sspl_1.0, whole genome shotgun sequence genome includes a window with the following:
- the LOC128746513 gene encoding forkhead box protein F2-like: protein MTTETPQQQLDPPPAVLHPSMAASSSSSSSAKGKKSSSGLRRPEKPPYSYIALIVMAIQSAPSKRLTLSEIYQFLQARFPFFRGSYQGWKNSVRHNLSLNECFIKLPKGLGRPGKGHYWTIDPGSEFMFEEGSFRRRPRGFRRKCQALKPMYRMMNGIGFGSSILPQSFDFQSPPAALCHSGGYNLDMAGGYEGHHVPHMSPSPGSTYMAPGAEYGPDSSSSPVPSSPAMASALDAHSPYAGGSAHWASSAGSAYIKQQPAASGLHSGVGPYSLEQSYLHQSSGRENHSGDLSGTEARTSLAFAVSTR from the coding sequence ATGACCACCGAGAcccctcagcagcagctggacccCCCGCCTGCGGTGCTGCACCCCAGCAtggccgcctcctcctcctcctcctcctccgccaaGGGCAAGAAGAGCAGCTCCGGGCTCCGGCGGCCGGAGAAGCCGCCCTACTCCTACATCGCTCTGATCGTCATGGCGATCCAGAGCGCCCCGAGCAAGCGGCTGACCCTCAGCGAGATCTACCAGTTCCTGCAGGCGCGCTTCCCCTTCTTCCGCGGCTCCTACCAGGGCTGGAAGAACTCGGTGCGCCACAACCTGTCCCTCAACGAGTGCTTCATCAAGCTGCCCAAGGGCCTGGGCCGCCCCGGCAAGGGCCACTACTGGACCATCGACCCCGGCAGCGAGTTCATGTTCGAGGAGGGCTCGTTCCGGCGCCGACCGCGCGGCTTCCGCAGGAAGTGTCAGGCCCTCAAGCCCATGTACCGCATGATGAACGGGATCGGTTTCGGGAGCTCCATCCTGCCGCAGAGCTTCGACTTCCAGAGTCCGCCGGCCGCGCTGTGCCACAGCGGCGGCTACAACCTGGACATGGCCGGGGGCTACGAGGGCCACCACGTCCCTCACATGTCCCCGAGCCCCGGCTCCACCTACATGGCCCCCGGCGCCGAGTACGGGccggacagcagcagcagcccggtGCCGTCCTCCCCGGCCATGGCCAGCGCGCTGGACGCGCACTCCCCTTACGCCGGCGGTTCCGCTCACTGGGCCTCGTCGGCCGGTTCCGCCTACATCAAGCAGCAGCCCGCGGCCTCCGGCCTGCACTCGGGCGTGGGCCCCTACTCCCTGGAGCAGAGCTACCTGCACCAGAGCAGCGGCCGGGAGAACCACAGCGGCGACCTCTCAGGTACCGAAGCCCGAACCTCCCTGGCGTTCGCCGTTTCCACACGCTAG
- the LOC128746521 gene encoding forkhead box protein Q1-like, translated as MKPLELRAHSPEPSPLSGDELGSDGDCAVNSPDPAPQSADCAKGKPYTRRAKPPYSYIALIAMAIRESGSGRLTLAEINDFLMKKFPFFRGSYTGWRNSVRHNLSLNDCFLKVLRDPSRPWGKDNYWMLNPHSEYTFADGVFRRRRKRIARRCGRAPEAPEERVKFSSSFSIDSILSRPRRPGEEAETEPGGARLLPRALNCCLPEPGRDGPRSGGFHIDFLLSSAHGRF; from the coding sequence ATGAAGCCGCTGGAGCTGCGCGCGCACTCGCCCGAGCCCTCGCCTCTGTCCGGGGACGAGCTGGGCTCGGACGGCGACTGCGCCGTCAACAGCCCGGACCCGGCGCCGCAGAGCGCGGACTGCGCCAAGGGCAAGCCGTACACGCGCCGAGCCAAGCCGCCCTACTCCTACATCGCGCTCATCGCCATGGCCATCCGCGAGTCCGGCAGCGGGCGGCTGACCCTCGCGGAGATCAACGACTTCCTGATGAAGAAGTTCCCCTTCTTCCGCGGCAGCTACACCGGCTGGAGGAACTCGGTGCGCCACAACCTGTCGCTCAACGACTGCTTCCTCAAGGTGCTGCGGGACCCGTCCCGACCCTGGGGCAAGGACAACTACTGGATGCTCAACCCGCACAGCGAGTACACCTTCGCGGACGGCGTGTTCCGCCGCCGGAGGAAGCGCATCGCCCGGCGCTGCGGCCGCGCGCCGGAGGCGCCCGAGGAGCGGGTCAagttctccagctccttcagcaTCGACTCCATCCTCAGCAGGCCGCGCCGACCCGGCGAGGAGGCGGAGACGGAGCCCGGCGGCGCGCGGCTGCTTCCGCGCGCCCTGAACTGCTGCCTGCCGGAACCGGGCCGGGACGGGCCTCGGAGCGGCGGCTTCCACATAGACTTCCTGCTGTCGTCCGCGCACGGCCGCTTCTGA